The following are encoded in a window of Pectinophora gossypiella unplaced genomic scaffold, ilPecGoss1.1 Pgos_82, whole genome shotgun sequence genomic DNA:
- the LOC126381682 gene encoding uncharacterized protein LOC126381682 has protein sequence MEFSKNNKAENSELDVGSKGARKGGEGEKRAQALSFTGLDADTKSAGQLVAQPGSTTPEAAQCPGLGARATRLRKGTMEEGLNFVQPILSGKDLLSVVEKDRRLSVVLSRCDTPVTTTPAGREDESMLDSDDSSCASMVTVGSELSGPRKRFLKRNRSDPEAEESDSPASPFEGAGHRSKRGRGRPSSTGKCVGLAAARAAYNQELAESLRLEAEAEVAGMARNLREARASLQPSPHMAIQEEEQTSAALAGIVKTSLDTITMVATKSSQLKGTYVRALKDAVKGIQEAVSQIRDRTMTEEVMRLEAANSKLTKEVADLRRDLQELRQRPSQPVSSEPSLRQLLEETARANAEMFGNMLNARLAGIEDRLLPEPRRRPPLAVDTRSARADPAQSAPAGAPVASTRSSGQPVTKPDKKATKEAPANSQASSAPASSGKKGKSKKKSLAAQEAAEARRQPPPAPTAEPWTAVVGRKAKNKAAKAAKAAKEPPKPRPTAQKRAKLRTPRTAAVSLTLVPGVEERGVTYASILSDAKRRVSLADLGISNMRFRRAATGARLLEIGGENSAAKADSLAKKLREVLSPDAVKVVRPVKRAEIRVTGLDDSADAIEVANAVAKEGGCAVDDVKHGRIVVGPRGDGSLWISCPVAAAKRLSDSGRLLVGWTSARVRLLDSRPARCYRCLEPGHLGVKCSCEVDRSRLCFRCGQPDHQARDCTAEPHCPVCATAGKPAAHSIGGSGCISAAKPAAKSPQE, from the coding sequence atggaattttcaaaaaataacaaaGCCGAGAATTCGGAGCTGGACGTTGGGAGTAAAGGAGCGAGGAAGGGAGGAGAAGGAGAAAAGCGTGCTCAGGCACTGTCGTTTACCGGCCTTGATGCGGACACCAAGTCCGCGGGGCAACTTGTGGCGCAACCGggatccaccaccccggaagcggcacagtgccctggcctaggcgctcGCGCCACCCGTCTCCGCAAGGGGACTATGGAGGAGGGACTCAACTTCGTACAGCCGATCCTAAGCGGCAAGGATCTGCTGTCCGTAGTTGAGAAGGACAGAAGACTCAGCGTGGTTCTTTCACGCTGCGACACACCTGTCACCACGACGCCCGCTGGCCGGGAGGATGAGTCAATGCTAGACTCGGACGACTCCTCCTGCGCCAGCATGGTGACGGTGGGGTCGGAGTTGTCAGGCCCGAGGAAACGGTTCCTAAAACGGAATCGGTCTGACCCTGAGGCCGAAGAGTCGGACTCGCCTGCGTCGCCCTTCGAGGGTGCAGGCCACCGATCTAAAAGGGGGAGAGGTCGCCCCTCCTCCACCGGTAAGTGTgtcggcctggccgcagccagggcggcATACAACCAGGAGCTGGCCGAGAGCCTCCGGCTTGAGGCAGAAGCTGAGGTTGCAGGGATGGCTCGGAACctgagggaggctagggcctctttacagcccagcccccACATGGCAATCCAAGAGGAGGAGCAGACGAGCGCTGCATTAGCCGGCATTGTGAAGACTTCGCTGGATACCATTACAATGGTCGCCACGAAGTCTTCACAATTGAAAGGGACTTACGTTCGGGCCCTGAAGGATGCCGTAAAGGGCATCCAAGAGGCTGTGTCCCAGATCAGGGATCGAACGATGACGGAGGAGGTCATGCGGCTGGAGGCCGCTAACTCCAAGCTCACAAAGGAGGTCGCCGACCTGCGCCGCGACTTGCAagagttgcggcagcgaccaTCCCAGCCCGTGAGCTCGGAGCCAAGCCTCCGGCAGCTTTTGGAGGAGACAGCCCGTGCCAACGCCGAGATGTTCGGCAACATGCTGAACGCGCGGTTGGCCGGGATCGAAGATCGTCTCCTCCCAGAGCCACGACGGAGACCTCCGCTTGCGGTGGACACCAGAAGCGCCAGGGCAGACCCTGCTCAGTCTGCGCCAGCAGGGGCCCCGGTCGCTTCTACGAGAAGTAGTGGCCAGCCTGTGACAAAGCCCGACAAAAAGGCCACCAAAGAGGCTCCCGCAAACAGCCAGGCCTCTTCTGCTCCCGCttcttcgggaaagaaggggaagAGCAAGAAGAAGAGCCTGGCTGCACAGGAGGCAGCAGAGGCTCGGCGCCAGCCTCCCCCTGCACCAACGGCGGAGCCATGGACCGCTGTTGTTGGCCGAAAGGCCAAGAAcaaggcggccaaagcggccaaagcggccaaagagcCGCCAAAGCCTCGGCCCACGGCCCAGAAGAGGGCAAAGCTCCGGACACCAAGAACGGCAGCGGTATCGCTGACCTTGGTGCCCGGAGTCGAGGAGAGAGGCGTAACATACGCCTCGATCCTCTCCGACGCCAAGCGGCGCGTCTCCCTCGCTGACCTCGGAATCAGCAACATGCGGTTCCGCAGAGCGGCGACGGGTGCGCGCCTGCTTGAGATCGGAGGGGAGAACTCGGCGGCGAAGGCGGACTCTCTCGCCAAGAAGCTGAGGGAGGTCCTCAGCCCGGACGCGGTCAAGGTCGTCCGCCCAGTGAAGcgcgcggaaatccgcgtcactgggctggacgactcAGCCGACGCCATTGAGGTGGCCAACGCTGTGGCCAAGGAAGGAGGCTGCGCGGTCGACGACGTGAAGCATGGGCGGATCGTCGTCGGACCGAGAGGTGACGGGTCCCTCTGGATCAGCTGTCCGGTCGCGGCCGCCAAGAGGCTGTCCGACTCTGGCCGACTACTGGTCGGGTGGACGTCGGCCAGAGTAAGGCTTCTCGACTCCAGACCGGCACGGTGCTACCGTTGCCTGGAGCCCGGGCACCTCGGAGTGAAGTGctcctgcgaggttgaccgcagccgactgtgcttccgctgcggtcaaCCCGACCATCAGGCGAGGGACTGCACGGCTGAGCCCCATTGCCCCGTCTGTGCGACGGCAGGCAAACCGGCGGCTCATTCCATCGGTGGCAGCGGATGCATTTCTGCTGCCAAGCCGGCAGCCAAAAGCCCGCAGGAGA